In the genome of Methylophaga nitratireducenticrescens, one region contains:
- a CDS encoding ParA family protein, protein MVGLGTKRIIAVMNQTHDVGKTTITANMGVILAEMGYRVLMLDLDPQSDLTRQFGVSETQIGMDALLSFKDDARDLILPLSEQLSLIASGPELHLFEQQTPSIKLGVKLKQLLTSTIQSDADIILIDCAAISGLLGTNAVLAASDMLIPVSAEHGALRGMIKMLPVLQRVSKLRSDSIRLWLCLNRLPDGTDFAYQFGDLLTQYFPKRVLKTVIYDNASANPADYQSLANDLLLGRAD, encoded by the coding sequence ATGGTTGGGCTAGGGACAAAACGAATTATTGCTGTTATGAATCAGACCCATGATGTCGGTAAAACTACCATCACCGCAAATATGGGTGTGATTTTGGCAGAAATGGGTTATCGGGTACTGATGCTGGATTTGGATCCACAGTCTGATCTAACCCGACAATTTGGGGTATCTGAAACGCAAATCGGGATGGATGCTTTACTCTCTTTTAAAGACGATGCCCGTGATTTAATACTACCACTAAGCGAACAACTGTCTTTAATCGCGTCGGGTCCTGAGCTGCATTTGTTCGAACAGCAAACACCATCAATAAAACTTGGTGTTAAACTGAAGCAACTACTTACTTCGACAATACAATCAGATGCGGATATCATTCTGATTGATTGTGCAGCAATCTCAGGATTATTAGGCACCAATGCTGTTTTGGCTGCGAGTGATATGCTGATTCCAGTATCTGCGGAGCATGGTGCATTGCGCGGTATGATAAAAATGCTACCAGTATTGCAACGGGTGTCAAAATTGAGATCTGATTCAATAAGGTTATGGTTATGTTTAAATAGATTGCCGGACGGTACTGATTTTGCCTACCAGTTTGGTGATTTATTGACACAGTATTTTCCGAAACGAGTGCTAAAAACGGTGATATACGATAACGCGTCTGCGAATCCAGCTGATTATCAGTCTCTGGCAAACGATTTGCTATTGGGAAGAGCAGACTGA
- a CDS encoding flagellar hook-length control protein FliK encodes MTQQLTLSSLNVAPNKTDKAITSAANSKDNEAFASELDRRLNEPQRSDKDKPARNDLKTDNKQTETTTKAEKPDTKDGKELPPEKEEKVEKAETTADSSEQESEKAPTKEIIVDTDGKTDKSESENKSDPLMIVAVAPVTDKKTEKQRLDTTPFINTPQSGDKDMKKSVLEMQSKSNNADFSATSIRADILQAIQKQNVEGDAVTTEKVKLMMQTAGKTPEQLMTASAETISAMRQLDPQAERSSASKLSSPLAFSTIPGMTTSVAGTPSVANPALSLDIQPQLNSSAWGKVMSSRVVWMAREGVQQAELRLNPANLGPVEVRLSMQNDQTNVTFIASNAAARDALEQALPRLRESFNESGLALNNAEVSHQDQPSQGSEQDEQLHDGNNIAQVIIETDDIDNEATQLSVDSPDNSVGVSVFA; translated from the coding sequence ATGACGCAACAGCTGACCCTCTCCTCGCTGAATGTTGCCCCGAACAAAACAGACAAAGCCATAACTTCTGCTGCCAACAGTAAAGATAATGAGGCCTTTGCGTCGGAACTGGATCGTCGGCTAAATGAACCTCAACGATCAGATAAAGATAAACCGGCCAGGAATGACCTTAAAACAGATAATAAACAGACTGAAACAACTACTAAAGCGGAAAAACCGGATACAAAAGACGGCAAAGAATTGCCGCCTGAAAAAGAAGAAAAGGTAGAAAAGGCGGAAACAACAGCTGACAGTTCAGAACAGGAATCCGAAAAAGCACCGACTAAAGAAATCATTGTCGATACTGACGGCAAAACTGATAAGAGTGAAAGTGAGAATAAAAGTGATCCTTTAATGATTGTGGCTGTTGCACCCGTAACGGATAAGAAAACGGAAAAGCAGCGACTCGACACAACGCCATTCATAAATACTCCACAGTCCGGTGATAAAGATATGAAAAAATCTGTGCTTGAGATGCAGAGCAAATCGAATAATGCAGATTTTTCAGCAACTTCAATCCGTGCAGATATACTTCAGGCAATTCAGAAGCAAAATGTGGAAGGTGATGCGGTTACCACGGAAAAGGTTAAGTTAATGATGCAAACGGCAGGAAAAACGCCGGAACAGTTGATGACAGCCAGTGCCGAAACAATTTCCGCGATGCGGCAACTCGATCCTCAGGCGGAGAGAAGTTCAGCCAGCAAACTCAGTAGTCCTTTGGCATTTTCCACCATACCGGGTATGACCACATCAGTGGCTGGTACGCCGAGTGTTGCTAATCCCGCTTTATCGCTGGATATACAACCTCAGCTTAACAGTTCAGCTTGGGGCAAAGTGATGAGTAGCCGAGTGGTTTGGATGGCGCGTGAGGGGGTTCAACAAGCAGAGTTAAGGCTGAATCCTGCTAATCTCGGTCCTGTAGAGGTCAGATTGAGCATGCAAAATGATCAGACCAATGTTACTTTTATTGCTTCAAATGCAGCAGCCCGGGATGCTTTGGAGCAGGCTCTGCCGAGATTACGTGAGAGTTTCAACGAAAGCGGATTGGCATTAAATAATGCTGAAGTAAGCCATCAGGATCAGCCTTCACAGGGTTCTGAACAGGATGAGCAGTTACATGATGGCAATAATATAGCTCAAGTTATTATTGAAACGGACGATATTGACAATGAAGCAACACAGTTATCAGTTGATTCACCAGATAATAGTGTCGGTGTGAGTGTGTTTGCATGA
- the fliI gene encoding flagellar protein export ATPase FliI — translation MNPAELPNQSTSLHDRLQHQLERLTADHETPITVEGRLTRMVGLTLEAVGFQASIGSRCEIHAPGREPVEAEVVGFHDETLYLMPTGNIRGLVPNARVRPIRSDSQVPVGNALLGRIVDGAGKPLDGRGPLNVNDKVPLHGKTVNPLSRAPVRQHLDVGVRAINTLMTVGRGQRMGLFAGSGVGKSVLLGMMTRFTEADVIVVGLIGERGREVKEFIEDILGEEGLKRAVVVASPADHSPLMRLHGAMLATSIAEYFRDQGKQVLLLMDSLTRFAQAQREIALAVGEPPATKGYPPSVFSLLPQLVERAGSGEVGGGAITAIYTVLTEGDDQQDPVADAARAILDGHIVLSRQLAEAGHYPAIDVEASISRVMPQVVDAKQLQLAQQFKRIYSTYRQNQDLITIGAYQAGSDQQIDEAINRFPALSAMLKQDMHVAHDWNSSLQSLQKLAFGQMSNSQQLNGQLMTAEQRKF, via the coding sequence ATGAACCCAGCTGAATTGCCAAACCAATCAACATCTTTGCATGATAGGTTGCAGCATCAGCTAGAGCGACTCACAGCCGATCATGAAACACCGATTACCGTGGAGGGACGATTGACCCGAATGGTCGGTCTGACGCTGGAGGCCGTTGGATTTCAGGCTTCTATTGGCAGTCGTTGTGAAATTCATGCTCCAGGCAGAGAGCCTGTCGAAGCGGAAGTGGTGGGGTTTCATGATGAAACACTGTATTTAATGCCTACCGGCAATATCCGTGGTTTGGTTCCGAATGCCCGGGTCAGACCGATCCGTAGTGATTCTCAGGTACCCGTTGGTAACGCTTTACTCGGCAGAATTGTCGACGGTGCGGGAAAACCGCTTGATGGACGTGGGCCGCTGAACGTAAACGATAAAGTCCCTCTACATGGTAAAACCGTTAATCCACTCTCCCGTGCACCGGTCAGACAACATCTGGATGTAGGCGTCCGAGCAATAAATACGTTAATGACGGTTGGACGTGGTCAGAGAATGGGGTTGTTTGCCGGGAGTGGCGTCGGCAAAAGTGTATTGCTGGGTATGATGACGCGTTTTACTGAAGCTGATGTCATCGTGGTGGGATTGATCGGTGAACGGGGCCGTGAAGTTAAAGAATTTATTGAAGATATTCTGGGTGAAGAAGGCTTAAAGCGTGCCGTGGTTGTTGCATCTCCAGCCGATCACTCACCCTTGATGCGGTTGCATGGCGCCATGCTGGCAACCAGTATTGCAGAATATTTTCGCGATCAGGGCAAGCAGGTATTGTTATTAATGGATTCACTGACACGGTTTGCCCAGGCGCAACGTGAAATTGCTCTGGCAGTTGGTGAACCGCCAGCCACTAAGGGTTATCCTCCGTCAGTTTTTTCGTTATTGCCGCAACTTGTTGAACGTGCTGGCAGTGGTGAAGTCGGTGGTGGAGCAATAACCGCAATTTATACAGTGCTTACAGAAGGTGATGATCAGCAGGATCCAGTGGCTGATGCAGCTCGTGCCATACTTGATGGACACATCGTTTTATCCAGACAATTAGCTGAAGCCGGGCATTATCCGGCGATTGATGTTGAAGCGTCGATCAGTCGTGTCATGCCGCAGGTTGTCGATGCCAAACAACTGCAGCTGGCCCAGCAATTCAAGCGAATCTATTCCACTTACCGGCAGAATCAGGATTTAATTACTATTGGTGCCTATCAGGCAGGAAGCGATCAGCAAATTGATGAAGCCATTAATCGTTTTCCGGCACTGTCGGCAATGTTGAAACAGGACATGCATGTGGCGCATGATTGGAATAGTAGCCTGCAGTCATTACAAAAACTGGCTTTTGGCCAGATGAGCAATTCACAGCAATTAAATGGACAATTGATGACAGCGGAGCAACGTAAATTCTAA
- a CDS encoding globin family protein, translated as MAENALQHHPISGLAGLDEQDITLVEHNFAALMSFSDALAERFYQRLFAEYPAIMPLFKSVTIEGQHKKLLASMVLLIQHLRDTEMIEDYLQGLGVRHQQYGVKQSHYEMFIENWLSVVAEFSEQEWDDTLQQAWRNVLEYVAELMQTPASQVAEPVTVYQTAQAPLAEYVLTSLAVEQTATPMIIIDLNLVVSYLNVAAETLLKQYQDSLKKMFPDLNVERLKGVSLQHFAEAVPFPIEWLSDFDQLPKSIDLRNDFLDVRLTISVLYKNDKPEGFLLECYPHSATDSGLSLSSTPNDTASLAQNILPALEKTLYQVQLQNSHLTAMLQEIDDAVFETSLLALNCTVEAAKLGDDARQLRDFSMEIRVLNQQLSQLLQPLKIQSGQQQQQLNKSIELSQQLEKDLTHNHIGWENRSRHSIEQINQQLSEQTNALTQLIKVITKNTEL; from the coding sequence ATGGCTGAGAATGCTCTACAACATCATCCTATTAGTGGACTGGCAGGGCTGGATGAGCAAGATATAACCCTGGTCGAGCATAATTTTGCTGCGTTAATGAGTTTTAGTGATGCATTAGCGGAGCGCTTTTATCAGCGATTATTTGCTGAATACCCGGCGATAATGCCGTTGTTCAAATCAGTCACGATTGAAGGGCAACATAAGAAATTACTCGCATCGATGGTTTTGTTGATCCAGCATTTACGTGACACGGAAATGATCGAAGATTATCTTCAGGGGTTGGGGGTGCGACATCAGCAATATGGTGTCAAACAATCCCACTATGAGATGTTCATCGAAAACTGGTTATCCGTGGTTGCCGAATTTTCTGAGCAAGAATGGGATGACACGTTACAGCAAGCCTGGAGAAACGTTCTGGAGTATGTGGCTGAGCTGATGCAGACTCCTGCCAGTCAGGTAGCCGAGCCGGTCACGGTTTATCAAACAGCCCAAGCTCCGTTAGCAGAATATGTGCTTACCTCGTTAGCCGTCGAGCAAACTGCCACGCCAATGATTATTATCGATTTAAATCTGGTGGTAAGTTACCTCAATGTAGCGGCAGAAACCCTGCTAAAACAATATCAAGACAGTCTCAAAAAAATGTTTCCAGATCTTAATGTTGAGAGGCTTAAAGGTGTTTCGTTACAACATTTCGCTGAAGCAGTTCCCTTCCCAATTGAGTGGCTAAGTGATTTCGATCAGCTGCCTAAAAGTATTGATTTACGCAATGACTTTTTGGATGTGCGATTAACGATTTCGGTTCTTTACAAAAATGATAAGCCCGAGGGGTTTCTGCTCGAATGTTATCCTCATAGTGCGACTGATTCAGGTCTATCGCTCTCTTCAACGCCGAACGATACCGCTTCGTTAGCACAAAATATTCTACCGGCACTGGAAAAAACGCTTTACCAAGTTCAACTGCAAAACAGTCATTTAACTGCCATGTTGCAGGAAATAGATGACGCTGTGTTTGAAACCAGCCTGCTGGCGTTAAATTGTACTGTTGAAGCGGCAAAGCTGGGTGATGATGCGCGTCAGCTTCGTGACTTTTCAATGGAAATTAGAGTGCTGAACCAACAATTGAGTCAATTGCTTCAACCTTTGAAAATTCAGTCTGGTCAGCAGCAGCAACAGCTGAATAAAAGCATTGAGCTTTCACAGCAACTGGAAAAAGATCTTACGCATAATCATATCGGTTGGGAAAATCGCAGCCGCCATTCCATAGAGCAAATCAACCAGCAGTTGTCTGAGCAAACCAATGCATTAACGCAGTTGATTAAAGTAATCACTAAAAATACCGAACTATGA
- the pyrF gene encoding orotidine-5'-phosphate decarboxylase, with translation MSQSKIIVALDYPDANAALNMADQLDPSRCRLKIGKELFTRSGPEIVKMLQQKDFDIFLDLKYHDIPNTVAKACAAAADLGVWMMNVHTLGGPAMISAAREAIGSHHDAPLLIGVTLLTSMDQQTFDAIGLQGTIPETVLRLAVMAADNGLDGVVCSAHETAMLKAELGNQFQLVTPGIRPAGSAKGDQHRIMTPAQAIQAGSHYLVIGRPITAAADPMQKLIEIENDLG, from the coding sequence ATGAGTCAATCAAAAATTATTGTGGCGTTGGATTACCCCGATGCGAATGCCGCGCTTAACATGGCCGATCAATTAGATCCCTCACGTTGCCGCCTCAAAATCGGTAAGGAGTTATTTACTCGCAGCGGACCGGAAATCGTCAAAATGCTACAGCAAAAAGACTTTGATATATTTCTGGATTTAAAATATCACGATATCCCTAATACGGTTGCTAAAGCTTGTGCGGCCGCTGCTGATTTAGGCGTCTGGATGATGAACGTTCACACTTTGGGTGGACCGGCAATGATATCTGCAGCACGTGAAGCTATCGGCAGCCATCATGATGCTCCTTTACTGATTGGTGTGACACTGCTCACCAGTATGGATCAGCAAACATTTGACGCTATTGGTTTACAGGGCACGATTCCCGAAACGGTTCTTCGGCTTGCTGTGATGGCAGCAGATAACGGCTTGGATGGTGTGGTTTGCTCGGCACATGAAACGGCTATGTTAAAAGCAGAACTGGGCAACCAGTTTCAATTAGTAACCCCAGGCATTCGTCCGGCAGGCAGTGCAAAAGGTGATCAACATCGTATTATGACGCCAGCACAGGCTATTCAGGCTGGCAGCCATTATCTGGTAATAGGCCGACCGATTACCGCTGCAGCCGACCCCATGCAAAAACTGATTGAGATTGAAAATGATCTAGGCTAA
- the fliJ gene encoding flagellar export protein FliJ — MTRASKLIPVIEMAGRETDKAMQSLVQANNVLEQEKHQLNDLLRYREEYLQQFRQGDALQMSARKAIDLRSFLAQLDNAIRMQQRHVEQCFMQTQKQRQLWLEAKNKQRSIESLKERYQKEDEQRQLKLEQRLADEHTAMLWARKHK, encoded by the coding sequence ATGACGCGGGCAAGCAAACTGATACCAGTGATTGAAATGGCCGGTCGCGAGACCGATAAAGCTATGCAAAGCCTGGTTCAGGCCAACAACGTGCTTGAGCAGGAAAAACATCAGCTTAATGATTTACTGCGTTATCGCGAAGAGTACCTGCAACAATTCCGACAAGGCGACGCTTTACAGATGAGTGCTCGCAAAGCAATTGATTTAAGATCGTTTCTTGCACAATTAGATAATGCTATTCGAATGCAACAACGCCACGTCGAACAGTGTTTTATGCAGACACAAAAACAACGACAGCTATGGCTGGAAGCCAAAAATAAACAACGATCTATTGAATCCCTCAAAGAACGCTATCAAAAAGAAGACGAGCAACGTCAGCTTAAACTGGAGCAGCGACTGGCAGATGAACATACCGCTATGCTCTGGGCACGCAAACATAAATAA
- a CDS encoding methyl-accepting chemotaxis protein — MFKLENYSLRKRMYIVAGFGIIGLLLLAGLMFYMELNAVTSKQQLKVVGGFVVIGSALIMFMAHVIGRFGDKRATTLVNGIQNIKKGDLTQKIAISGRSDFSWMAFELDSARKNVANLVHTLIGGVSQLNTATQNMTVISKETVTGVLKQQEETDQVATAMNEMTASVQEVARTATNAAEAARNADNEAKAGKQVVLETMQSIDTLASEVEKAAETLSELEADIGNIGAIVDVIRGITEQTNLLALNAAIEAARAGEHGRGFAVVADEVRTLAARTQSSTHEIEEMVERLQQGARAAVKVMNESRESAKTSVEKAASAGSALDTITAMISTMDEMSTQISNAANEQSSVAEDINRGIVNISQIADHTADGARATSEAVDTLSSLSSQLQDASAKFKV; from the coding sequence GTGTTTAAGTTAGAGAATTATTCGCTGAGAAAACGCATGTACATTGTTGCCGGTTTTGGCATTATCGGTTTGCTGCTGCTGGCCGGGTTAATGTTCTACATGGAACTGAACGCGGTTACCTCGAAGCAACAGCTTAAAGTGGTGGGAGGATTTGTTGTTATCGGTAGTGCACTGATCATGTTCATGGCACATGTCATTGGACGTTTTGGTGACAAGCGCGCAACCACATTGGTCAATGGCATTCAGAATATTAAGAAAGGCGACCTCACGCAAAAAATTGCCATTTCCGGTAGAAGCGATTTCAGCTGGATGGCTTTTGAACTCGACAGTGCTCGCAAAAATGTTGCCAATCTGGTGCACACTTTGATTGGTGGTGTCAGCCAGCTGAATACCGCGACCCAAAACATGACTGTCATCAGTAAAGAAACGGTGACGGGAGTATTAAAACAGCAGGAAGAGACTGATCAAGTCGCGACAGCGATGAATGAAATGACCGCTTCTGTTCAGGAAGTAGCCCGAACTGCAACCAATGCTGCTGAGGCGGCACGAAATGCCGATAATGAAGCGAAAGCCGGCAAACAGGTAGTACTGGAGACAATGCAGTCTATTGATACTCTGGCCAGCGAAGTTGAAAAAGCGGCTGAGACCTTAAGTGAACTCGAAGCGGATATCGGCAATATCGGTGCAATCGTTGATGTCATACGCGGCATTACTGAGCAAACCAATCTTTTGGCATTGAATGCTGCTATTGAAGCCGCTCGTGCAGGTGAGCATGGACGTGGTTTTGCGGTTGTTGCCGATGAAGTTCGCACGCTTGCTGCCAGAACACAGTCATCCACTCACGAAATTGAAGAAATGGTAGAGCGTTTGCAGCAAGGTGCCCGTGCTGCCGTGAAAGTCATGAATGAAAGCCGGGAAAGTGCCAAGACCAGTGTCGAAAAAGCTGCAAGTGCAGGTTCCGCGCTCGATACGATTACGGCAATGATTTCGACCATGGATGAGATGAGTACGCAGATTTCAAATGCGGCCAATGAACAAAGTTCAGTTGCTGAAGATATCAATCGTGGTATTGTTAATATCAGTCAGATTGCTGATCATACTGCAGATGGTGCACGTGCCACTTCGGAAGCAGTGGATACACTTAGTAGCCTGTCATCTCAATTGCAGGACGCGTCAGCCAAATTTAAAGTTTAG
- a CDS encoding flagellar assembly protein FliH produces MTSSDDLYTTQHANVLSAEELANAYERWEVPRVVSVSDVEAENTNPLTVEALEAVQQAAQEEGFKLGYDEGFQQGHEAGLKAGETDILQQAQQWKALIDSLNNPLKSVDSIVEQDLLSMISLLVRQMVYHELQQKPEMVLTAVREALAVLPVSDRQLKVYLNPEDMELVKNGLKLDEDTGWQWYEDPLVSRGGAKLVTADTTIDATVETRLNNLISRLLSQENHHEPS; encoded by the coding sequence ATGACTTCATCTGATGATCTTTATACCACCCAACATGCCAACGTTTTATCCGCCGAAGAACTCGCCAATGCCTATGAGCGATGGGAAGTTCCTCGGGTGGTATCAGTGTCGGATGTTGAAGCCGAAAATACCAATCCATTAACCGTTGAAGCGTTAGAAGCTGTTCAGCAGGCAGCTCAGGAAGAGGGGTTTAAGCTAGGTTATGATGAAGGTTTCCAGCAAGGTCATGAAGCAGGATTGAAAGCCGGAGAAACCGATATTCTGCAACAGGCTCAACAATGGAAAGCCTTAATTGACAGTCTGAATAATCCGCTTAAGAGCGTTGATTCAATTGTTGAACAGGATTTACTGTCGATGATCAGTCTGCTGGTGCGGCAAATGGTTTATCACGAACTTCAGCAAAAACCTGAAATGGTTTTGACCGCTGTTCGCGAAGCACTTGCCGTATTACCCGTCAGTGATCGCCAGCTAAAAGTTTATCTTAACCCTGAAGATATGGAGCTGGTGAAAAACGGCTTGAAACTGGATGAAGATACCGGCTGGCAATGGTACGAGGATCCTCTGGTAAGCCGTGGTGGAGCCAAGTTGGTGACAGCAGACACCACCATAGATGCCACCGTTGAAACCCGACTCAATAATTTGATTTCACGGTTATTAAGTCAAGAAAACCATCATGAACCCAGCTGA
- a CDS encoding chemotaxis protein CheW gives MKSAANLTLENDLYQLIVINDQQYALPVHCITTVLALENILRLPGTASWLSGVVHVRNAIVPVININKLIEVDDPAHQSNCPLLVLLHHPLDSQRLLGLSVTDLTILMYPSELAEMASSSSTHQCLINSVKDDSQQIHLLDIANLFEQLLQGQN, from the coding sequence ATGAAATCGGCTGCTAACCTGACATTGGAAAATGATCTTTATCAGCTGATCGTTATCAATGACCAGCAATATGCGCTTCCAGTCCACTGCATTACGACTGTCCTGGCGTTGGAAAATATATTACGACTGCCTGGCACGGCCTCATGGTTATCTGGCGTTGTACATGTTCGCAATGCGATTGTGCCGGTCATTAATATAAATAAGTTGATTGAAGTTGACGATCCTGCGCATCAGTCAAACTGTCCATTACTGGTTTTGTTACACCACCCTCTGGACTCTCAACGATTACTCGGACTTAGTGTTACCGACCTGACGATTCTTATGTACCCATCAGAGCTTGCTGAAATGGCTTCAAGCTCATCCACACATCAGTGCCTGATAAATAGTGTGAAGGATGATTCACAACAGATTCATTTACTTGATATAGCTAATCTATTTGAGCAATTGCTACAGGGACAGAATTAA
- a CDS encoding STAS domain-containing protein, whose product MTNTTENLDCGEQLTITQLESWYVQCLKILLAGNNVFIDVSRLQRIDTAALQLLYQFQQQAEKYDIQVHWSVMSDSFQDAVSLSGLSFKMTDQPSVADNDSMENN is encoded by the coding sequence ATGACGAATACAACAGAAAACCTTGATTGTGGAGAACAGTTAACCATCACTCAACTGGAGTCATGGTATGTGCAATGTTTAAAAATTCTGCTGGCAGGAAATAATGTATTTATTGATGTTAGCCGTTTGCAACGTATTGATACCGCGGCGTTACAATTACTCTATCAATTTCAACAACAGGCAGAGAAATATGATATTCAGGTGCACTGGTCTGTGATGAGTGATAGCTTTCAGGATGCCGTAAGTCTTTCCGGTCTATCTTTTAAAATGACCGATCAGCCATCAGTTGCCGATAATGATTCAATGGAGAATAACTAA
- a CDS encoding chemotaxis protein CheA, whose amino-acid sequence MAIDFCRQCLSGSESDPALQDEKLANCLAGMNRRDKQNQNNRKPPIVSEMNGSVWQIDFVPYPQFFENGHDPLRIIKSLRQFGPVKVSVFTDKLPDFADFDLYKCYLRWQITLTAEVSYQKIISLFDWVKHVCDVTVEVLALPQSKRVNEPNRYKMSEANLQALLTVSHTLQTQLKQTFALTNQLNQTDKIRLTRRNQAMKHQQQLLQQQLLHISMRPLADAFARLPRMAFDLANKTDKPIQLNMDIAPIEVDSMIVNSLMDPLTHLLRNTLAHGIEPIELRQQSGKPVKGQIHIIAEQVDEQLIIRFSDDGSGLSEEKILAKAKQLGVNLQGSKLDQQRLSDWVFRPGFSTAVTADAISGRGIGLDVVKQHITDMGGRIELISSNSRGCCFTLYIPVHQALMDVQLIDVDQQTLALPLINVLDSYAADSSRLVWHRGKKWFITDDNRQVPLIDIRQFLQLPVRETDEQSGFIVLVNTENSVFAMAVDSLAEQAQLLVKSLLPHYRHVNGVKGVAILNEGNIALLIDPGKLLMSLTISGEQ is encoded by the coding sequence GTGGCAATTGATTTTTGCCGGCAATGCTTAAGTGGATCTGAATCAGATCCAGCATTACAAGATGAAAAACTGGCAAATTGCCTTGCTGGGATGAATCGTCGGGATAAGCAAAATCAGAATAATCGTAAACCACCGATTGTGTCGGAAATGAATGGTTCTGTCTGGCAAATTGATTTTGTACCGTATCCGCAGTTTTTTGAAAACGGCCATGATCCATTACGAATTATCAAATCATTACGCCAGTTTGGTCCGGTAAAAGTTTCCGTCTTCACTGATAAATTACCCGATTTTGCAGATTTTGACCTGTATAAATGTTACCTGCGCTGGCAGATAACACTTACTGCGGAAGTAAGCTACCAAAAAATTATCTCGCTGTTTGACTGGGTAAAACATGTTTGTGATGTCACGGTAGAAGTATTGGCTTTACCGCAGTCCAAAAGAGTTAATGAGCCAAATCGCTACAAAATGAGCGAGGCCAATCTGCAAGCATTATTAACCGTTTCACATACATTACAGACCCAGCTAAAGCAGACGTTTGCACTGACCAACCAGTTAAATCAAACGGATAAAATTCGATTGACCCGCCGTAATCAGGCGATGAAACATCAACAACAATTATTGCAACAGCAACTGTTACATATTTCGATGCGTCCATTGGCCGATGCTTTTGCAAGATTACCCCGCATGGCGTTTGATCTGGCGAATAAAACCGATAAACCGATCCAGTTGAATATGGATATCGCGCCTATTGAAGTGGATAGTATGATTGTCAATTCGTTGATGGATCCATTAACCCATCTTTTGCGAAATACCCTCGCCCATGGAATCGAACCCATCGAGCTTCGCCAACAGTCCGGCAAACCTGTAAAAGGCCAGATCCACATTATTGCTGAACAAGTTGATGAGCAATTGATCATTCGATTCAGTGACGACGGATCTGGTTTATCTGAAGAAAAAATTCTGGCCAAAGCAAAACAGCTAGGGGTCAATTTGCAGGGGAGTAAGCTCGATCAACAACGACTCAGTGACTGGGTATTTCGACCAGGCTTTTCCACCGCAGTAACAGCAGATGCTATCTCCGGAAGAGGTATCGGATTGGATGTTGTGAAGCAACATATTACCGATATGGGAGGGCGGATTGAGTTGATTTCGAGCAACAGCAGGGGATGCTGTTTTACCCTTTATATACCTGTACATCAGGCTTTAATGGATGTACAACTCATTGATGTTGATCAACAAACGCTGGCATTGCCATTAATAAATGTGCTGGATAGTTATGCTGCTGATAGCAGCAGGTTAGTCTGGCATCGAGGCAAAAAGTGGTTTATCACAGATGATAACCGGCAAGTACCATTGATTGATATTCGCCAATTCCTGCAGTTGCCTGTGCGAGAAACAGACGAGCAGTCCGGTTTTATCGTTTTAGTCAATACTGAAAACAGTGTTTTTGCAATGGCGGTAGACAGTTTGGCTGAACAGGCCCAACTGCTGGTTAAGTCCTTACTTCCTCATTATCGACATGTAAACGGGGTCAAGGGGGTGGCAATACTGAATGAGGGAAATATTGCTTTACTGATCGATCCTGGCAAACTGCTGATGTCACTTACTATTTCCGGTGAGCAATGA
- a CDS encoding response regulator encodes MARILVVDDSPSLRQMLQIILQNSGHDVMCAEDGKQGIDMATEQQFEMVLSDFNMPQLTGPEFITMLRLLPQYRFTPVLLLTTETDEDKKNLGRVSGASGWLTKPFDPEQLIDTVNSLLN; translated from the coding sequence ATGGCCCGGATTCTAGTCGTCGATGATTCACCTTCGCTCAGACAGATGTTACAGATTATTTTGCAGAATTCAGGCCATGATGTGATGTGCGCAGAAGATGGTAAACAGGGCATTGACATGGCGACTGAGCAACAATTTGAAATGGTATTAAGTGACTTTAATATGCCTCAACTGACTGGGCCTGAATTCATAACGATGCTTCGCTTGTTACCGCAATACCGCTTTACCCCAGTACTGTTGTTAACAACGGAAACAGATGAAGACAAAAAAAATCTTGGCCGTGTTTCAGGTGCCAGTGGATGGTTAACAAAACCGTTTGATCCTGAACAGTTGATTGATACTGTCAACTCACTGCTTAATTAA